Genomic window (Escherichia fergusonii ATCC 35469):
CCAGTTCAATTGTTTTGTTGCTGGTAGGCTGTTCAATGGGGATGTCATGGGCCATGACGAATGCTGATGTTCCTGAGTTGATCAACGAACTGATTACCAACGTTTCGGATAACAAATGGGTCATTCTTCTTATTATTAATATCACTCTGTTGATCGTCGGTACCTTTATGGATATCACACCGGCGATCCTAATATTTACGCCTATTTTCCTGCCGATCGCCCAGCATCTGGGGATCGATCCCATTCACTTCGGCATTATTATGGTTTTCAACTTAACTATTGGCCTTTGTACACCACCTGTTGGCACCATTCTGTTTGTGGGTTGCAGCATTGGTAAGGTCAGTATCGACAGGGCAATTAAACCATTAATGCCGATGTTTCTGGCGTTATTTGTGGTAATGGCAATGATTTGTTATTTCCCACAACTTAGTCTGATGCTGCCAGGATTATTTTCGAACTGACAGCAATGTTGAGTGTTTAAAGTGGGCCGGGTATATTGCCTGGCCTACCTTGATTATTGTGTTGCTCAGGCTCTATGACTCAATGGCCATTACATGCAGCCAATTAACTACACCAGTTCTAATTGAAGAAGTATTGCCAGCATGAAGAATACTTTTCCATTTCAATTTATGGCTGATATTAAAGCAGCAGACATCCTTGTCCGGTAAATCTTGTTAAGGCGCGGGATTCACCAACAGCTGCCCAATCGAACCTCGATCGGCCATCTCCAGGGTCTGGCTATTAAAGTAGAACGGGAAATGTGCCCAGGAAGGCTGCCCATAATAGACCAACAGTTCCACCTGGCCGTCTACCCAGACGGTATCTTTCCAGCCGCGATCTTCCGGGAACGGCATGGCGCCGTTAACGTTGCGGATTAAGAATGAAACCCCTTCAATATGGAATGCCTGCGGCATATCGGCGCGAACTGTCCAACGCTCCCATGAACCTTGCTGAGCAGTGATATCAATGCGATTAACATCCCACAGCTGACCGTTGATACCCGGATCATCACCAAGACTGATATCACGACTACGAATTGGTGCCCCAGTGAGGATCCCGGTCGGTAACAGGCGCATCGGTAAGGTGTCAGTCACCAGCGGTAACAAGCCCGTCGGACGCAGCGTTAACACCAGCGTAGAAACCAGAATGCTTGAAGGCTCGAAGAAACCACGAATACGGTCCACGATACTTGCTGCTTCACCACAGGTAATCGACACCTCTTCACCATTGGTCATATCCACCAGGATTTCGCGACGCTCACCAGGTGCCAGCGAGAGCTGCTTCACCGAAACCGGGGCAGGGAGAAATCCCTGGTCGCCGGAAATTACATGCAAGTTACGTCCATCGCTCATCTGCAACTGATAGCGACGTGAGTTGGATGCATTCAGTAAACGCAGACGTACCCAGCCACGTGATACTTCAACGTACGGGCTTTGTACGCCATTGACCAGTAAGGTATCGCCAACAAATCCACCACTTCCAGGCTCGCTATACTCCGGCGAACCAAAGTTATCCAGCCGTTTATCCTGGATAATCACCGGGAAGTCATCGACACCATAATGATTAGGAATCGGCAGCGATTTACTGACTTCATCTTCTACCAACCACATTCCAGCAAGACCGTTATAGACCTGCTGCGCGGTACGGTTAGGTGTGTTGGCGTGATACCACAACGTTGCGGCGCTCTGACGAATCGGTAGTACTGGCGCCCAATCTGCGTTTGGCGACATCATGCGCGCCGGGCCGCCCATCAGTGGCCCCGGCACCTGTAACCCGGCAATGGTCATGGAGACATTTTCCGCCAGGCGGTTGCTGTAAATCAGTTTAACGTCGTCGCCTTTCCAGACACGAATAGTCGGCCCAAGATAGCGACCATTAATCCCCCAAACGGCCGCGCGAGTTCCTTGCATAAAGGACCAGTGCGTGCGTTGTAGAGTCAAGAAAAGTGGCTGTCCACGGCGGGATTCCAGCAACGGAGGCACAGGTAATGGCTGTTGCTGCCCGGCAGCATTTGCCCTCAGCGGAACCGCCCCTGCACAGAGTGCGATCCCCGATGCCTGAATGAACTGACGCCGACTGAGTGACATATAAGCTCCATGTGAAACTGGCTAAAGTAACAGCAGAAAATCTTTTCCTGCAAAAACAAAATGATAAATCAGATCTTGCCGGATGCTTCTCGTTCCGCAACTTCTTTGTCGAGTTCAGCAATCTTTTGTTCCATCAGTGAACGGCAGTAAGCCGCCAGTTCACGAACCTGATCTTTCCCATACTGGCTGACATCCACTGGCGGTAGCATCTCAACGATAACTAAACCGTTATTCAGTCGGTTAAGATTAATCTTATTCGAAGTTGTCGAAACACACACGGGAATAATCGGTACTCCGGCGGCAATTGCGGCATGAAACGCGCCAGTTTTAAATGGCAGCAAACCACGTCCACGACTACGCGTACCTTCCGGGAACATCCAGATTGAAATACGGCGTTTTTTAAAGTGATTCACGACTTCTGCAATCGTGCCGTGCGCTTTGGCGCGGTTGTTGCGATCAATCAGCAAGTTACCGGTTAACCAATAGAGCTGCCCAAAGAAAGGGATCCACAGCAGACTTTTTTTACCAACAGTGACGGTAGGCGGCTGCACGATATTCGATGCCGTGACCATGTCGTAATTATTCTGATGGTTAGCAATGTAGATGGCATTACCGTAATTCTCTGCGTCTGCAGGTTTACGGCACTCCACTTTCAGACCAAATAAAGGGGCAAGGCGACCAAACATATGACCGAAAGTGGCGACGTGCTTCGGATTGCGCGGGCTGAAAAGGCAATAAATTGAACCAAATACACAAACCAGAATACTGTAAATTACGGTAATAATAAGACGAAAAATATATAGCATAACAACCTCTGAAGGCCTAAGAGCCTGGCATTCTACGTCACCTGAAATCAGGTTAGGGCATTGTTAAATGGCTCTACGAAAAGCGTATTGTTAATCGCAACGCATGAATAAACAACGGTTTCAAGGGAATTTTTCTTGTTCATCCTGTCTGGACAGGTTGTGGTAACCCCAGACTGGAAAGATGCTTACGCCGCTGATCAGTACCCTGCCTCTGCAAACTGACAGGGTTTACTAAATCAGCGGCGTTGTACTTACTCTTCGCTGTCGCCGCTACTGGCCTGACGAGGCGAATCAATTTCAATGCGGTCAATACGCTGCAAACCACGCATGAGCGTACCACGACGACCACGCTCACCTGTCACTTTCTGCAACTCTTCCGGGCGCAGTTTGATTTTGCGTTTGCCAACATGAATAGTCAGCGTGCTTTGTGGTGGCATGACGTAAAGATGTGCCAGGCCATCTTCCCCACGCGCCGCTTCCGCAGATGGAATATTGATGATCTTATTCCCCTTCCCTTTCGACAACTGCGGTAAGTCACTAACCGGGAACATCAGCATACGGCCTGCGTGAGTAATTGCCAGAAGCATGTCAGTTTCACTTCTAATGACAAGCGGAGGCATAACGCGCGCATTTTCTGGCAATGTAATCATTGCCTTGCCGGTGCGGTTACGCGCCACCAGATCATTAAAGGTGCAAACGAAGCCGTAACCAGCATCTGAAGCCATCAGCAGTTTTTGATCGTCGCTTTCCATCAGCATGTGATCAATAGTCGCGCCAGGGGGGAGTGTCAGTTTACCGGTTACGGGTTCACCCTGACCACGGGCGGAAGGTAGTGTGATCGGATCAATGGCGTAGCTACGTCCGGTTGAGTCAACAAACACCACCGGTTGGTTGCTCTTACCTTTCACTGCCGCTTTGTAGCTGTCACCTGCTTTGTAGCTCAAGCCTGGAGCATCAATATCGTGCCCCTTAGCGCTACGCACCCAGCCCATCTGTGACAACACAATCGTTACCGGTTCAGACGGCAGCATATCGTGCTCGCTCATTGCTTTTGCTTCTTCGCGCTCATGCAACGGTGAACGACGATCATCGCCATAGGCGTCAGCATCGGCCTGTAACTCTTTTTTCAACAGAGTGTTCATTTTGCGTTCGGAAGCCAGAATACCCTGCAGCTGGTCGCGTTCTTTTTCCAGCTCGCTCTGCTCACCGCGAATTTTCATCTCTTCCAGTTTGGCAAGATGACGCAATTTCAGTTCGAGGATCGCTTCCGCCTGAGTTTCAGTCAGCCCAAAACGCGACATGAGTGCCGGTTTAGGTTCATCTTCGTTACGAATGATCTCAATGACTTCGTCGATATTGAGAAACGCCACCAGCAAACCTTCCAGGATATGCAGGCGTTTAAGCACTTTCTCCAGACGATAATTCAGGCGACGACGCACAGTATCGCGACGGAAAGCCAGCCATTCGGTGAGGATCTCCAGCAGGTTTTTCACCGCCGGGCGACCATCCAGGCCAATCATATTCAGGTTGATGCGATAGCTTTTTTCCAGATCCGTAGTGGCAAACAGGTGATTCATGACCTGCTCCATATCTACACGGTTGGAGCGCGGCACAATCACCAAACGGGTCGGGTTTTCGTGATCTGACTCGTCGCGCAGATCATCTACCATCGGCAGCTTTTTGTTACGCATTTGCGCGGCGATCTGTTCCAGCACTCGTGCACCAGAAACCTGATGGGGCAATGCAGTAATCACCACCGCACCATCTTCTTTCTTCCAGACTGCACGCATACGCACCGAACCACGACCGTTTTCGTAGATTTTGCGGATCTCTGCACGCGAGGTAATGATCTCCGCCTCTGTGGGATAATCCGGTCCCTGGACGATATCCAGCAGCTGTTCGAGCGTGGTTTTAGGCTCTTCAATCAAAGTGATTGCTGCTTTTGCCACTTCGCGCAGGTTATGCGGCGGAATATCTGTCGCCATCCCCACCGCAATACCGGTAGTACCGTTCAACAGAATATTCGGCAGGCGCGCAGGCAACATTTTCGGTTCCTGCAACGTGCCATCGAAGTTTGGCACCCAGTCTGCGGTACCCTGCCCCAGTTCACTGAGCAGCAGTTCAGAATATTTCGACAGACGAGATTCGGTATAACGCATTGCCGCGAAAGATTTCGGATCGTCTGGTGCCCCCCAGTTTCCCTGACCGTCAACCAGTGGATAACGGTAAGAGAAAGGTTGTGCCATTAATACCATCGCTTCATAGCAGGCACTGTCGCCATGCGGATGGTATTTACCCAGAACGTCACCGACAGTACGGGCAGATTTTTTAAACTTGGCGCTGGCATTCAGCCCCAGTTCTGACATCGCATAAACAATACGACGCTGAACAGGTTTCAAACCATCACCAATGAAAGGCAACGCCCTGTCCATGATGACGTACATGGAGTAATTCAGATAGGCGTTTTCCGTGAATTCATGCAGCGCAAGGCGCTCTGCCATATCGCTCATTAATTGTGATTCCTCAACTCAAAAGCCCGCTGTTTAAGAGGCAATATTGCCGCCGATAGTACCTTATCTGCCGCGTTGAGTCACAAAGAAAAGGGCCGCGATGGCGGCCCTGGCTGGGTTTATTTATCAAATTTACTGATTTGCTTAACGTCAATTTCGACGGAGTTCCAGTCTTTATCAACCTCGCCCCGAATCTCGACTTTATCTTGCGGAGTGACTGTTACGCCATTCCAGCGTTTATGGTCGATATCGACATTAATCGTGCCGGTATTATCTTTGAACAGATAGAGATCATCAGATATACGCTCTACGATATTACCGCGAAGCGTCACCCAGGTATCATCACGCATAGATTTTGCGGCTTCTACCGTTGTTACACTGCCGTCAGGACCCACAAAACCACCGGTCTGGCTTTTCGTTGTTGACGGGCCAGAAAAACCGCCCTGTTCAGCGGCCAGAACAGGCGCAGAGCATAGCGCCATCACGGTGAAAAGTGCTGCCAGTTTCTTCATCTTACTTTCTCCCTTTGATATCGCTTTCCAACCATTAAATAAGATAGTCCTTAACAACATCTTAAGGGGAAAAAAGAAAATTTTTTGCTGTACAGCTGGCGTTACAAGGCGTTTTACTTGGTGCCATTGAAGTTTGGTGCGGGAGTAGCGATGCGAATTTTACTTATCGAAGACGATCGTTTGATTGGCGACGGCATTAAAACGGGCTTAAGTAAAATGGGATTCAGTGTTGACTGGTTTACCGGGGGGCGCGAGGGCAAAGAGGCGCTTTATAGTGCCCCCTATGACGCAATCATTCTTGATCTGACCTTACCGGGTATAGATGGGCGCGATATTCTGCGGGAGTGGCGGGAAAACGGTAAACGGGAACCAGTACTGATTCTCACCGCTCGGGATGCGCTGGCTGAGCGGGTTGAAGGTCTGCGTCTGGGAGCTGATGACTATTTATGCAAGCCTTTTGCGCTGATTGAAGTCGCCGCTCGACTGGAAGCCCTGATCCGTCGAGCCAGCGGCCAGGCCAGCAATGAACTGCACCACGGAAAGGTCATTCTCGACCCGGGTAAAAGGGTTGCAACGCTTGCAGGCGAACCACTCCCCCTGAAGCCGAAAGAATTTGCCCTGCTGGAACTGTTGATGCGTAACGTCGGAAGGGTACTGCCACGTAAATTGATTGAAGAAAAACTCTATACCTGGGATGAAGAAGTGACCAGTAATGCCGTAGAAGTCCATATTCATCACCTGCGGCGTAAACTCGGCAGCGGGTTTATCCGCACTGTTCATGGTATTGGTTACACGTTAGGTGAGGCATGAAATTCACACAACGCCTTAGCCTGCGCATCAGGCTGACGCTTATTTTTTTAATTCTGGCTTCCATGACCTGGCTTGTTTCTGGCTTTATTGCCTGGAAGCTGACCGCTGATAACGTTGACGAGCTATTTGATACCCAACAAATGCTGTTTGCAAAACGGCTTATCGCATTAGATATCAATGAACTACGCGCTTCCGAGCGTATCGCACAAACACCCAAAAAATTCAAACATGGTCATATTGATGACGATGTGCTGGCTTTCGCTGTTTTCACCCGTGACGGAAAAATGGTGATGAATGATGGTGACAATGGGCGATACATTCCCTACAGCTATCATCGGGAAGGCTTTGATGATGGACAATTGACGAACGATGACGATAGCTGGCGTTTTATCTGGCTGACTTCTGCTGACGGAAAATACCGCATTGTGGTGGGTCAGGAGTGGGAATATCGGGAAGAGATGGCACTGGGGATTGTGCTGGCGCAATTAGTACCG
Coding sequences:
- the ftsP gene encoding cell division protein FtsP, giving the protein MSLSRRQFIQASGIALCAGAVPLRANAAGQQQPLPVPPLLESRRGQPLFLTLQRTHWSFMQGTRAAVWGINGRYLGPTIRVWKGDDVKLIYSNRLAENVSMTIAGLQVPGPLMGGPARMMSPNADWAPVLPIRQSAATLWYHANTPNRTAQQVYNGLAGMWLVEDEVSKSLPIPNHYGVDDFPVIIQDKRLDNFGSPEYSEPGSGGFVGDTLLVNGVQSPYVEVSRGWVRLRLLNASNSRRYQLQMSDGRNLHVISGDQGFLPAPVSVKQLSLAPGERREILVDMTNGEEVSITCGEAASIVDRIRGFFEPSSILVSTLVLTLRPTGLLPLVTDTLPMRLLPTGILTGAPIRSRDISLGDDPGINGQLWDVNRIDITAQQGSWERWTVRADMPQAFHIEGVSFLIRNVNGAMPFPEDRGWKDTVWVDGQVELLVYYGQPSWAHFPFYFNSQTLEMADRGSIGQLLVNPAP
- the plsC gene encoding 1-acylglycerol-3-phosphate O-acyltransferase produces the protein MLYIFRLIITVIYSILVCVFGSIYCLFSPRNPKHVATFGHMFGRLAPLFGLKVECRKPADAENYGNAIYIANHQNNYDMVTASNIVQPPTVTVGKKSLLWIPFFGQLYWLTGNLLIDRNNRAKAHGTIAEVVNHFKKRRISIWMFPEGTRSRGRGLLPFKTGAFHAAIAAGVPIIPVCVSTTSNKINLNRLNNGLVIVEMLPPVDVSQYGKDQVRELAAYCRSLMEQKIAELDKEVAEREASGKI
- the parC gene encoding DNA topoisomerase IV subunit A, whose protein sequence is MSDMAERLALHEFTENAYLNYSMYVIMDRALPFIGDGLKPVQRRIVYAMSELGLNASAKFKKSARTVGDVLGKYHPHGDSACYEAMVLMAQPFSYRYPLVDGQGNWGAPDDPKSFAAMRYTESRLSKYSELLLSELGQGTADWVPNFDGTLQEPKMLPARLPNILLNGTTGIAVGMATDIPPHNLREVAKAAITLIEEPKTTLEQLLDIVQGPDYPTEAEIITSRAEIRKIYENGRGSVRMRAVWKKEDGAVVITALPHQVSGARVLEQIAAQMRNKKLPMVDDLRDESDHENPTRLVIVPRSNRVDMEQVMNHLFATTDLEKSYRINLNMIGLDGRPAVKNLLEILTEWLAFRRDTVRRRLNYRLEKVLKRLHILEGLLVAFLNIDEVIEIIRNEDEPKPALMSRFGLTETQAEAILELKLRHLAKLEEMKIRGEQSELEKERDQLQGILASERKMNTLLKKELQADADAYGDDRRSPLHEREEAKAMSEHDMLPSEPVTIVLSQMGWVRSAKGHDIDAPGLSYKAGDSYKAAVKGKSNQPVVFVDSTGRSYAIDPITLPSARGQGEPVTGKLTLPPGATIDHMLMESDDQKLLMASDAGYGFVCTFNDLVARNRTGKAMITLPENARVMPPLVIRSETDMLLAITHAGRMLMFPVSDLPQLSKGKGNKIINIPSAEAARGEDGLAHLYVMPPQSTLTIHVGKRKIKLRPEELQKVTGERGRRGTLMRGLQRIDRIEIDSPRQASSGDSEE
- a CDS encoding YgiW/YdeI family stress tolerance OB fold protein; translated protein: MKKLAALFTVMALCSAPVLAAEQGGFSGPSTTKSQTGGFVGPDGSVTTVEAAKSMRDDTWVTLRGNIVERISDDLYLFKDNTGTINVDIDHKRWNGVTVTPQDKVEIRGEVDKDWNSVEIDVKQISKFDK
- the qseB gene encoding quorum sensing response regulator transcription factor QseB, whose amino-acid sequence is MRILLIEDDRLIGDGIKTGLSKMGFSVDWFTGGREGKEALYSAPYDAIILDLTLPGIDGRDILREWRENGKREPVLILTARDALAERVEGLRLGADDYLCKPFALIEVAARLEALIRRASGQASNELHHGKVILDPGKRVATLAGEPLPLKPKEFALLELLMRNVGRVLPRKLIEEKLYTWDEEVTSNAVEVHIHHLRRKLGSGFIRTVHGIGYTLGEA